The Trypanosoma brucei gambiense DAL972 chromosome 10, complete sequence genome has a segment encoding these proteins:
- a CDS encoding ethanolaminephosphotransferase, putative has product MNAPHRAPGSNSAGNTGPGSHRSRCISLDPRVHEHIPPHFLPNLAKYKYSGSDSGIISNYVMQPYWNFIVSLVPMTVAPNAITVTGFVMCLSSALLVMFFYYFGNAEYPCWVWLYAVICLFAYQTLDAIDGKQARRTNTGSPLGELFDHGCDVILTPFVQMMICCALNTPPCVTFVYITLSSCAVFGAIWEQFATGTLDLGYVNGPTDGILLACGIFLITAIMSPAVWDTQVAGPYEVPLPSWLGSCGGSFVIGSVRSMLFTFYVVSGTVTLLTNILHVLKRPNIQKPGMAVTTALPVVCLLVLHVWMYLVYRPIHEKYPYALELSFHVLMSYTATRMTVSRLCAMPFNLFSGLFIITLLFTVAPLFIHTYLPLAEEKYVLPSLGSATVALAVLGLWQYFHMILSVITQMAYFLRISVFSITSRHDANTKWE; this is encoded by the coding sequence ATGAACGCGCCTCACAGAGCTCCCGGCAGCAATTCCGCTGGGAATACCGGCCCCGGGTCACACCGGTCCCGCTGCATTAGTTTAGATCCACGGGTTCATGAACACATTCCACCGCATTTCCTACCGAATTTGgccaaatacaaatatagcGGTAGTGACTCTGGCATAATTTCGAACTATGTCATGCAGCCATACTGGAACTTTATCGTAAGTCTTGTTCCCATGACTGTCGCGCCCAACGCCATTACCGTCACGGGGTTTGTGATGTGCCTCTCTTCTGCGCTTTTGGTTATGTTCTTTTACTACTTCGGAAATGCCGAGTATCCTTGTTGGGTGTGGCTGTATGCCGTCATATGCCTTTTTGCGTACCAGACACTTGATGCAATAGATGGAAAACAGGCCCGTCGTACTAATACGGGGTCACCACTTGGTGAATTGTTTGACCATGGGTGTGACGTCATATTAACACCTTTTGTACAAATGATGATATGTTGTGCTCTAAATACGCCTCCCTGTGTTACCTTTGTGTACATCACACTCTCATCATGCGCAGTCTTTGGTGCCATCTGGGAGCAGTTTGCCACCGGTACACTTGACCTCGGTTACGTCAATGGTCCCACTGACGGCATATTGCTCGCGTGCGGTATTTTTCTCATCACAGCCATCATGTCACCAGCCGTGTGGGATACTCAAGTGGCTGGACCTTACGAGGTGCCGTTGCCGTCATGGTTAGGCAGTTGCGGTGGCTCGTTCGTGATTGGATCAGTGCGGAGTATGTTATTTACCTTTTATGTGGTGTCTGGGACTGTGACATTGCTAACAAACATATTGCATGTTTTAAAAAGGCCAAACATTCAGAAACCTGGTATGGCCGTGACAACTGCCCTACCGGTTGTCTGCTTGCTGGTACTTCACGTCTGGATGTATTTGGTTTACCGCCCCATCCATGAGAAGTATCCATATGCACTGGAGTTGAGTTTTCACGTTTTGATGTCTTACACTGCCACACGCATGACTGTTTCCAGGTTGTGCGCAATGCCGTTTAACCTTTTCAGTGGGTTGTTTATCATTACACTACTCTTCACTGTTGCCCCGCTGTTCATCCACACCTACTTACCTCTTGCTGAGGAAAAATATGTATTGCCATCACTTGGCTCCGCCACAGTGGCGCTTGCAGTATTGGGGCTCTGGCAGTACTTCCATATGATTCTTTCCGTTATCACACAGATGGCGTACTTTCTTCGCATTTCGGTTTTTTCTATTACATCGCGTCATGACGCCAACACGAAGTGGGAGTAG